A single region of the Pseudorhizobium banfieldiae genome encodes:
- a CDS encoding OsmC family protein, which translates to MLEYKVAARRIDSHGAEASTKEARIVLDTDLAGRPDAFNPAELLLASVAACMIKGIERVTPMLGFDLRGVEVALHGIRQDSPPKMVSITYALIVDTDETDQRLDLLHKNVRKYGTISNTIAEATNLQGTIRRKA; encoded by the coding sequence ATGCTTGAATACAAGGTGGCGGCGCGCCGCATCGACAGCCATGGGGCGGAAGCCTCGACGAAAGAGGCTCGGATCGTTCTCGATACCGACCTGGCAGGCAGGCCGGATGCCTTCAATCCGGCCGAACTGTTGCTGGCGTCCGTCGCCGCCTGCATGATCAAGGGTATCGAGCGCGTGACGCCGATGCTCGGATTCGATCTTCGGGGCGTCGAGGTCGCGCTGCATGGCATCCGGCAGGACAGTCCGCCCAAGATGGTTTCGATCACCTACGCGTTGATCGTCGACACTGACGAGACCGACCAGCGGCTCGACCTGCTGCACAAGAATGTCCGAAAGTATGGGACGATCTCCAACACCATCGCGGAAGCCACGAATCTTCAAGGAACAATCCGTCGAAAAGCGTGA
- a CDS encoding permease — MSNTFGWLNDQLLRMQWLSDLVSYLLHDLAGLDLNSRVGASVHFFIYDVVKIFILLSVLIFLISWVQSHFPPERTRRILGRYNGFGANILGALLGTITPFCSCSSIPLFIGFTAAGLPLGVTFSFLISSPLVDLASVIMLASIFNWSIALAYVVVGLVLAVVGGTLIGRAGMANQVESFVYQMPSIELEAQTMSRRDRAIFSRDQVLDIVKRVWPYILIGVGIGAVIHNWLPEDVITSVLGQDKWWSVPAATVIGIPMYADIFGTLPIAEALVGKGVGLGTALAFMMAVTALSLPSLIMLKRVIKMPLLILFTAIVTVGILLIGFLFNSIAYLFV, encoded by the coding sequence ATGTCGAACACCTTCGGTTGGCTGAACGACCAACTTCTTCGGATGCAATGGCTGTCCGATTTGGTCTCTTACCTCTTGCACGATCTGGCGGGCCTCGATCTCAATAGCCGCGTCGGGGCCAGCGTGCATTTCTTTATCTACGATGTGGTCAAGATTTTCATTCTTCTGTCGGTGCTGATCTTTTTGATCTCCTGGGTTCAGAGCCACTTCCCGCCGGAACGGACCCGTCGAATTCTCGGCCGCTACAATGGCTTCGGCGCGAATATCCTTGGCGCGCTGCTGGGCACCATCACGCCATTCTGTTCCTGCTCGTCCATTCCGCTGTTCATTGGCTTCACCGCCGCCGGCCTGCCTCTGGGCGTAACCTTCTCGTTTCTCATCTCGTCGCCGCTGGTCGATCTCGCGTCGGTGATCATGCTCGCCAGCATCTTCAACTGGTCGATCGCGTTGGCCTATGTCGTGGTCGGGCTGGTGCTCGCCGTCGTCGGTGGCACCCTCATCGGCCGTGCTGGCATGGCCAATCAGGTCGAAAGCTTCGTCTATCAGATGCCGAGCATCGAACTCGAAGCCCAGACTATGTCGCGACGGGACCGGGCGATCTTTTCGCGCGACCAGGTTCTCGACATCGTCAAGCGGGTCTGGCCCTACATCCTGATCGGCGTCGGCATCGGCGCGGTGATCCACAACTGGCTGCCGGAGGATGTCATCACCAGCGTGCTCGGGCAGGACAAATGGTGGTCGGTTCCCGCCGCTACAGTGATCGGCATACCCATGTATGCCGACATCTTCGGAACCCTGCCGATCGCCGAAGCCCTGGTCGGCAAGGGCGTCGGCCTCGGCACCGCGCTCGCCTTTATGATGGCGGTCACGGCGCTGTCGCTGCCATCGCTGATCATGCTCAAGCGGGTGATCAAGATGCCGCTGCTGATCTTGTTCACCGCAATCGTCACCGTCGGCATCCTGCTGATCGGCTTTCTGTTCAATAGCATCGCTTACCTGTTCGTTTGA
- a CDS encoding heavy metal translocating P-type ATPase, translated as MATLDASKLQLDLPILLPNIPDEQDACVGRLVADLTGREGLAKVHVLAATADQPAKLCIHYDPAIISLARITEIAQSSGARLTEQFGHVLWEVNGLQNASRARTVTEYLQQMPGVLEAVANVAGPVRIEFDRGVTSEAALRAALEDLGVIFPATEPSVAPEHADGGEEHDHEHGGILGRNTELIFAFICGGLLAAGFASSFLLSIPAWVPLLLYVAAYGFGGYYLLREAIETLLLGRFEIDFLMLVAAAGAAVLGEWAEGALLLFLFSIGHGLEHYAMGRARRAIAALADLTPPTAEVRRNGGLSEVPVAELVVGDIVVVRPNSRIPSDGFVTLGTSSVDQAPVTGESVPVDKMAVSDAAAAASMASELAAEFRVYAGTINGGGALEIHVTKLAKDSTLARLVQMVGEAETQKSPTQHFTDRFERIFVPVVLISVGLLLFAWLVIDEPFSASFYRAMAVLVAASPCALAISTPSAVLAGVARAARGGVLVKGGGPLENLGTLGAIAFDKTGTLTEGKPRISDVVPASGVLEKELLEVAVAVEALSDHPLAAAVARDGTQGLLDNAPVAPAENLQSITGRGLVAEIAGDKVYVGKAALFAEIDGPPIPELVAANVKDLENQGRTTMIVRRGDRYLGVIGLMDTPRASASGVIASLRALGITRMVMISGDNSRVAEAVAKEVGLDQAMGDLMPEDKVATIKQMRSEQPVAMVGDGVNDAPAMANATVGIAMGAAGSDVALETADVALMGDALERLPFVIGLSRRTSRTIKQNLWISLGMVAILVPATLLGLQLGAAVLFHEGSTVLVVINALRLLAYPDRSEQQVLALTARQNLAAA; from the coding sequence ATGGCGACCTTGGATGCAAGCAAACTGCAACTCGACCTCCCGATCCTTCTTCCCAACATACCTGACGAACAGGACGCTTGTGTCGGCCGACTGGTCGCGGACCTGACGGGTCGCGAAGGACTGGCGAAGGTGCATGTTCTGGCTGCTACCGCAGACCAACCCGCCAAACTGTGCATCCATTACGATCCCGCGATCATCAGCCTCGCCAGGATCACAGAGATCGCCCAGAGTTCCGGTGCCCGGCTGACCGAACAGTTTGGCCATGTGCTTTGGGAGGTGAATGGTCTGCAGAATGCAAGCCGCGCCCGCACGGTCACGGAATATCTGCAGCAGATGCCGGGTGTTCTGGAAGCCGTGGCCAATGTTGCCGGTCCGGTGCGCATCGAGTTCGACAGGGGCGTGACGTCTGAAGCTGCCCTCCGCGCGGCCCTCGAAGACCTGGGCGTCATCTTTCCTGCGACCGAGCCGTCAGTGGCTCCTGAGCATGCCGACGGGGGTGAGGAACACGATCACGAGCATGGCGGTATCTTAGGCCGCAACACAGAGCTGATCTTTGCCTTTATCTGCGGCGGGCTTCTGGCGGCGGGTTTTGCGTCATCGTTCCTTTTGTCTATCCCCGCATGGGTTCCCCTTCTCCTCTATGTGGCCGCCTACGGCTTTGGCGGCTATTACCTGCTGCGCGAAGCCATCGAAACATTGCTTCTCGGTCGTTTCGAGATCGATTTCCTGATGCTGGTTGCGGCGGCGGGCGCGGCGGTGCTCGGCGAATGGGCCGAGGGAGCCCTTCTGCTCTTCCTCTTTAGCATCGGACACGGATTGGAGCACTATGCGATGGGTCGTGCGCGGCGTGCCATTGCCGCACTTGCCGACCTCACGCCCCCGACCGCCGAGGTCAGGCGGAACGGCGGTCTCAGCGAAGTGCCCGTGGCCGAACTGGTCGTCGGCGATATCGTCGTCGTCCGACCGAATTCGCGCATCCCGTCCGATGGCTTTGTGACCCTCGGGACAAGCAGCGTCGACCAGGCCCCCGTAACGGGCGAGAGCGTTCCGGTCGACAAGATGGCGGTGAGCGATGCAGCCGCGGCCGCATCGATGGCGAGCGAACTTGCCGCAGAGTTCCGGGTCTATGCCGGCACGATCAATGGCGGCGGGGCCCTCGAAATTCATGTCACAAAGCTGGCCAAGGACAGCACGCTTGCCCGCCTAGTCCAAATGGTCGGCGAGGCCGAGACCCAGAAATCACCGACACAGCATTTTACTGACCGCTTCGAACGCATCTTCGTCCCGGTGGTCTTGATCTCGGTTGGTCTCCTGCTCTTCGCGTGGCTGGTGATCGACGAACCCTTCAGTGCCAGCTTCTACCGCGCGATGGCGGTTCTGGTGGCTGCGAGCCCCTGCGCACTCGCCATTTCCACGCCGAGCGCCGTGCTGGCGGGGGTTGCGAGAGCGGCGCGCGGCGGGGTCTTGGTGAAAGGCGGCGGCCCACTTGAGAACTTGGGCACGCTCGGTGCCATCGCTTTTGACAAGACCGGGACGCTGACCGAGGGCAAGCCGCGGATATCAGACGTTGTTCCGGCTTCAGGCGTTCTCGAAAAGGAACTGCTTGAAGTCGCCGTTGCCGTCGAGGCGCTCAGCGATCATCCCCTAGCAGCGGCTGTGGCCCGCGATGGAACCCAGGGGCTTTTAGACAACGCACCAGTGGCTCCGGCCGAAAACCTTCAAAGCATCACCGGACGTGGCCTTGTTGCCGAGATCGCAGGTGACAAGGTCTATGTCGGCAAGGCTGCCCTCTTTGCCGAGATCGATGGTCCACCCATCCCCGAGCTTGTGGCGGCAAATGTCAAAGACCTCGAGAACCAGGGACGGACCACGATGATTGTTCGGAGAGGCGATCGCTATCTCGGGGTCATCGGCCTAATGGATACGCCGCGTGCCTCGGCATCTGGCGTGATCGCAAGCCTGCGCGCGCTTGGCATCACCCGGATGGTGATGATCTCCGGCGACAATAGCCGCGTCGCCGAAGCCGTCGCAAAGGAGGTCGGACTGGATCAGGCCATGGGTGACCTGATGCCCGAGGACAAGGTAGCGACGATCAAGCAGATGCGGTCCGAACAACCGGTTGCCATGGTCGGCGACGGTGTCAATGATGCACCAGCCATGGCCAACGCCACCGTCGGCATCGCCATGGGTGCCGCGGGCTCCGACGTCGCGCTCGAGACCGCCGACGTGGCGCTGATGGGCGACGCATTGGAGCGGCTGCCGTTCGTCATCGGCCTCAGCCGCAGGACAAGCCGGACGATCAAGCAGAACCTGTGGATCAGCCTTGGCATGGTCGCCATCCTGGTTCCCGCGACACTGCTCGGGCTACAGCTTGGCGCGGCGGTTCTCTTCCACGAAGGCTCCACGGTCCTCGTCGTGATCAATGCCTTGCGGCTGCTCGCCTATCCGGATCGGAGCGAACAACAGGTGCTGGCCCTGACTGCAAGGCAGAACTTGGCAGCGGCATAG
- a CDS encoding rhodanese-like domain-containing protein: MNETVKKELAEASEVCPTTTRGLLAKGALLVDVREQNEVDQVAFADCEVLHIPMSEFEQRWREVPRDREVIVACAVGARSLKATYYLMYQGYGHVANMKHGMARWLERGFPVSGDVSEQPVKAGSACGCGDEGSQSAGSCCSDKPTDPKSESGCGASNAAGSCC; encoded by the coding sequence ATGAACGAGACCGTGAAGAAGGAGCTGGCCGAGGCCAGCGAAGTCTGCCCGACCACGACCCGCGGGCTGTTGGCCAAGGGCGCGCTTCTGGTCGATGTCCGCGAACAGAACGAAGTGGATCAAGTTGCCTTCGCCGATTGCGAGGTCCTGCACATTCCGATGAGCGAGTTCGAGCAGCGTTGGCGTGAAGTGCCCCGCGATCGCGAAGTTATCGTCGCCTGCGCTGTGGGAGCGCGAAGCCTCAAGGCGACCTACTATCTCATGTACCAGGGCTATGGGCATGTGGCGAACATGAAGCATGGCATGGCCCGCTGGCTCGAACGCGGTTTCCCGGTCAGCGGCGATGTGTCCGAGCAGCCGGTAAAGGCTGGCTCCGCATGTGGCTGCGGTGACGAAGGCAGCCAGTCTGCCGGGTCCTGTTGCTCGGACAAACCGACTGATCCGAAGTCAGAATCCGGCTGCGGCGCGAGCAATGCTGCCGGATCATGCTGCTGA
- a CDS encoding thioredoxin family protein, protein MEIKVLGPGCAKCKATVDILEKVAKAKGANVTISKVEDIREIVSYGVMSTPGVVVDGKVVHYGSVPTGDKVEAWLK, encoded by the coding sequence ATGGAAATCAAGGTTCTCGGACCCGGCTGCGCCAAGTGCAAGGCGACAGTCGACATTCTGGAAAAGGTGGCGAAGGCCAAAGGAGCCAATGTCACTATCTCCAAGGTGGAAGATATCAGGGAGATCGTCAGCTATGGCGTCATGTCTACGCCCGGCGTGGTGGTGGACGGAAAGGTCGTGCATTACGGCTCTGTCCCGACCGGCGACAAGGTGGAGGCCTGGCTGAAATGA